The following proteins are encoded in a genomic region of Zea mays cultivar B73 unplaced genomic scaffold, Zm-B73-REFERENCE-NAM-5.0 scaffold_103, whole genome shotgun sequence:
- the LOC118473658 gene encoding photosystem I assembly protein Ycf3: MPRSRINGNFIDKTSSIVANILLQIIPTTSGEKRAFTYYRDGMLAQSEGNYAEALQNYYEATRLEIDPYDRSYILYNIGLIHTSNGEHTKALEYYFRALERNPFLPQAFNNMAVICHYRGEQAILQGDSEIAEAWFDQAAEYWKQAIALTPGNYIEAQNWLKITKRFEFE; this comes from the exons ATGCCTAGATCCCGTATAAATGGAAATTTCATTGATAAGACCTCCTCGATTGTAGCCAATATTTTATTGCAAATAATTCCGACAACCTCCGGGGAAAAAAGGGCATTTACTTATTATAGAGATG GGATGTTGGCTCAATCCGAAGGAAATTATGCGGAAGCTTTGCAGAATTATTATGAAGCTACGCGACTAGAAATTGATCCCTATGATCGAAGTTATATACTATATAACATAGGCCTTATACACACAAGCAATGGAGAGCATACAAAGGCTTTGGAATATTATTTCCGGGCGCTAGAACGAAACCCCTTCTTACCGCAAGCTTTTAATAATATGGCCGTGATCTGTCATT ACCGAGGAGAACAGGCCATTCTACAGGGCGATTCGGAAATTGCGGAAGCTTGGTTTGATCAAGCTGCTGAGTATTGGAAACAAGCTATAGCGCTTACTCCAGGAAATTATATTGAAGCACAGAACTGGTTAAAGATTACGAAGCGCTTTGAATTTGAATAA
- the LOC118473657 gene encoding ATP synthase subunit a, chloroplastic-like, whose amino-acid sequence MNITPCSIKTLKGLYDISGVEVGQHFYWQIGGFQIHAQVLITSWVVITILLGSVIIAVRNPQTIPTDGQNFFEYVLEFIRDLSKTQIGEEYGPWVPFIGTMFLFIFVSNWSGALLPWKIIELPHGELAAPTNDINTTVALALLTSAAYFYAGLSKKGLSYFEKYIKPTPILLPINILEDFTKPLSLSFRLFGNILADELVVVVLVSLVPLVVPIPVMFLGLFTSGIQALIFATLAAAYIGESMEGHH is encoded by the coding sequence ATGAATATTACACCATGTTCCATTAAAACACTCAAGGGGTTATATGATATATCGGGTGTAGAAGTAGGGCAACACTTCTATTGGCAAATAGGAGGTTTCCAAATTCATGCCCAAGTACTCATCACTTCTTGGGTCGTAATTACTATTTTGCTAGGTTCAGTTATCATAGCTGTTCGGAATCCACAAACCATCCCGACCGATGGTCAGAATTTCTTCGAATATGTCCTTGAGTTTATTCGAGACTTGAGCAAAACTCAGATTGGAGAAGAATATGGTCCCTGGGTTCCCTTTATTGGAACTATGTTCCTTTTTATTTTTGTTTCGAATTGGTCAGGTGCTCTTTTACCTTGGAAAATTATAGAGTTACCCCATGGGGAATTAGCAGCGCCCACGAATGATATAAATACTACTGTTGCTTTAGCTTTACTAACATCAGCGGCATATTTTTATGCGGGTCTTAGCAAAAAAGGATTGAGTTATTTCGAAAAATATATTAAACCAACCCCAATCCTTTTACCTATTAACATCCTAGAAGATTTCACAAAACCATTATCACTTAGTTTTCGACTTTTCGGAAATATATTGGCGGATGAATTAGTCGTTGTTGTTCTTGTTTCTTTAGTCCCCTTAGTAGTCCCTATACCGGTCATGTTTCTTGGATTATTTACAAGCGGTATTCAAGCTCTTATTTTTGCAACGTTAGCCGCAGCCTATATAGGTGAATCCATGGAAGGTCATCATTGA
- the LOC118473652 gene encoding photosystem I P700 chlorophyll a apoprotein A2, which yields MELRFPRFSQGLAQDPTTRRIWFGIATAHDFESHDDITEERLYQNIFASHFGQLAIIFLWTSGNLFHVAWQGNFESWIQDPLHVRPIAHAIWDPHFGQPAVEAFTRGGAAGPVNIAYSGVYQWWYTIGLRTNEDLYTGALFLLFLSTLSLIGGWLHLQPKWKPSLSWFKNAESRLNHHLSGLFGVSSLAWTGHLVHVAIPGSRGEYVRWNNFLDVLPYPQGLGPLLTGQWNLYAQNPDSSNHLFGTTQGAGTAILTLLGGFHPQTQSLWLTDIAHHHLAIAFIFLIAGHMYRTNFGIGHSIKDLLEAHTPPGGRLGRGHKGLYDTINNSIHFQLGLALASLGVITSLVAQHMYSLPAYAFIAQDFTTQAALYTHHQYIAGFIMTGAFAHGAIFFIRDYNPEQNEDNVLARMLDHKEAIISHLSWASLFLGFHTLGLYVHNDVMLAFGTPEKQILIEPIFAQWIQSAHGKTTYGFDILLSSTNGPAFNAGRNIWLPGWLNAVNENSNSLFLTIGPGDFLVHHAIALGLHTTTLILVKGALDARGSKLMPDKKDFGYSFPCDGPGRGGTCDISAWDAFYLAVFWMLNTIGWVTFYWHWKHITLWQGNVSQFNESSTYLMGWLRDYLWLNSSQLINGYNPFGMNSLSVWAWMFLFGHLVWATGFMFLISWRGYWQELIETLAWAHERTPLANLIRWRDKPVALSIVQARLVGLAHFSVGYIFTYAAFLIASTSGKFG from the coding sequence ATGGAATTAAGATTTCCCAGGTTTAGCCAAGGCTTAGCTCAGGACCCCACTACTCGTCGTATTTGGTTTGGTATTGCTACCGCACATGATTTCGAAAGTCATGATGATATTACTGAGGAACGTCTTTATCAGAACATTTTTGCTTCTCACTTTGGGCAGTTAGCAATAATCTTTCTATGGACGTCCGGAAATCTGTTTCATGTAGCTTGGCAAGGAAATTTTGAATCATGGATACAGGATCCTTTACACGTAAGACCTATTGCTCATGCCATTTGGGATCCTCATTTTGGGCAACCCGCTGTGGAAGCCTTTACTCGAGGAGGTGCTGCCGGTCCAGTGAATATCGCTTATTCTGGGGTTTATCAGTGGTGGTATACAATTGGATTGCGCACCAATGAAGATCTTTATACTGGAGCTCTTTTTCTATTATTTCTTTCTACGCTATCCTTAATAGGGGGTTGGTTACATCTACAACCCAAATGGAAGCCAAGCCTTTCGTGGTTCAAAAACGCCGAATCTCGTCTGAATCATCATTTGTCAGGACTTTTCGGAGTAAGTTCTTTGGCTTGGACAGGACATTTAGTTCATGTTGCTATTCCCGGATCCAGGGGGGAGTACGTTCGATGGAATAATTTCTTAGATGTATTACCCTATCCCCAGGGGTTGGGTCCCCTTCTGACGGGTCAGTGGAATCTTTATGCCCAAAATCCTGATTCGAGTAATCATTTATTTGGTACCACTCAAGGAGCGGGAACTGCCATTCTGACCCTTCTTGGGGGATTCCATCCACAAACACAAAGTTTGTGGCTGACCGATATTGCTCATCATCATTTAGCTATTGCATTTATTTTTCTCATTGCCGGTCATATGTATCGAACTAACTTCGGAATTGGGCACAGTATCAAAGATCTTTTAGAAGCACATACTCCTCCGGGGGGTCGATTAGGACGTGGGCATAAAGGCCTTTATGATACAATCAATAATTCGATTCATTTTCAATTAGGCCTTGCTCTAGCTTCCTTAGGGGTTATTACTTCCTTAGTAGCTCAACATATGTACTCTTTACCTGCTTATGCATTCATAGCACAAGACTTTACTACTCAAGCTGCTTTATATACTCATCACCAATACATTGCAGGGTTCATCATGACAGGGGCTTTTGCTCATGGAGCTATTTTTTTCATTAGGGATTACAATCCGGAACAGAATGAAGATAATGTATTGGCAAGAATGTTAGACCATAAGGAAGCTATCATATCTCATTTAAGTTGGGCTAGCCTCTTCCTAGGATTCCATACCTTGGGCCTTTATGTTCATAACGACGTTATGCTTGCTTTTGGTACTCCAGAAAAGCAAATCTTGATTGAACCTATATTTGCCCAATGGATACAATCTGCTCATGGTAAGACGACATATGGGTTCGATATACTCTTATCTTCAACGAATGGCCCCGCTTTCAATGCAGGTCGAAACATATGGTTGCCCGGATGGTTGAATGCTGTTAATGAGAATAGTAATTCGCTTTTCTTAACAATAGGACCTGGGGATTTCTTGGTTCATCATGCTATTGCTCTAGGTTTGCATACAACTACATTGATTTTAGTAAAGGGTGCTTTAGATGCACGCGGTTCCAAATTAATGCCGGATAAAAAGGATTTCGGGTATAGTTTTCCTTGCGACGGCCCAGGGCGCGGCGGTACTTGTGATATTTCTGCTTGGGACGCGTTTTATTTGGCAGTTTTCTGGATGTTAAATACCATTGGATGGGTTACTTTTTATTGGCATTGGAAACACATTACATTATGGCAGGGCAACGTTTCACAATTTAATGAATCCTCCACTTATTTGATGGGATGGTTAAGAGATTACCTATGGTTAAACTCTTCACAACTTATTAATGGATATAATCCTTTTGGGATGAATAGTTTATCAGTATGGGCTTGGATGTTCTTATTTGGACATCTTGTTTGGGCTACAGGATTTATGTTCTTAATTTCCTGGCGTGGATATTGGCAGGAATTAATTGAGACTTTAGCATGGGCTCATGAACGGACACCTTTGGCTAATTTAATTCGCTGGAGAGATAAGCCCGTGGCTCTTTCCATTGTGCAAGCAAGATTGGTCGGATTAGCCCACTTTTCCGTGGGTTATATATTCACTTATGCAGCTTTCTTGATTGCCTCAACATCAGGCAAGTTTGGTTAA